In the genome of Desulfovibrio sp. ZJ209, the window TCGCTGGCTTTGGCGTCATGAGCTACCTGCTCGGCCTGCGCGCGGCCGTGGCGCTGGCTGGGCGTTCCGGCAGCTAAGAGCCCGGGGCTGCGCCCCCACCCGGCCATTCCACTCCCCGGGGCGGGGGGGCTGGATTTTCGTTCGTGCTTCCTGTACGCTGACGGGAAACGCGGTGTTTTGCCTTCCCGGTTATATAACCTGCGACCAGTTTCGGAGTTGCCATGATGAATGCCATCTCCCTTGGCCGGATGCGCGATGCGGCCTTCACCCGCGAGGTGGAGGAGCGCAGCGGCCAGGACATCTCCACCTGTTACCAGTGCGGCAACTGCACGGCCGGCTGCCCGGCGGGCTTCGTCTATGACCGCCAGGTGAACCAGATCATGCGCGGCGTGCAGCTCGGCCTCAAGGAGCAGGTGCTCAAGTCCAATGCCGTCTGGTTCTGCCTCGGCTGCTCCATGTGCAGCCAGCGTTGCCCCAACAATATCGACGTGGCCCGCGTCATGGAGACCCTGCGCCACATGGCGCGCCACGAGGGCGACGTGACCGTGCCCCGGGTGGAGAAGTTCTGGCTCTCCTTCCTCGATACGGTGCGCGCCTTCGGCCGCACCTGGGAGATCGGCACCATGGCGCTCTACATGTTCCGCTCGCTCAGGCTCACCACCGACCTCGACCTCGCGCCGGCGGCGCTCAAGCGGCACAAGCTGCCCTTTATCCCGAAGTGCGCGCCCGACGAGGGCGCGGCCGCTGCCGGGCGCATCCTTTCGCGCTACAAGGAGCGGGCCAAGGCCAAGGGGGTGCGGCCATGAAGTTCGCCTATTATCCGGGCTGCTCGCAGGAAGGCTCGGCCCTCGACTACGGCAAGTCCACGGGCGCGCTCTGCGCGGCGCTCGGCATCGAGCTCGCCGAGATCCCGGGCTGGAGCTGCTGCGGCTCCACGCCGGCCCACGCCGTGGATACCCAGCTTTCCGCCGCGCTCTGCGCGCGCAACCTCGACCTTGCGGCCAAGGAAGGCGCCGAGCAGGTGGTCACGCCCTGCCCGAGCTGCCTCTCCAACCTCAGGCTCGCGGCCGACCGCATGAAGGAGCCGGCCTTCCGCAAGGGCGTCAACGAGCTCCTGGACGCGCCCGCCGCCGAGGACTTGCCGGAGAGCACTTCGGTCATGCAGCTCATCGGCCGCGTCTATGACGCGGACACGCTGGCCGCCCGCGTGAAAAATCCGCTGACGGGCATCAGGCTCGCGGCCTATTACGGCTGCCTCATGAGCCGCCCGGCGGACGTGATGCAGTTCGGCGACCCGGAAAACCCCACCCTCATGGAGACCCTGCTTTCCGCCTGCGGCGCGGAAATGGTGGAATTTCCGCTCAAGACGGTCTGCTGCGGCGCGTCCTTCGGCATCCCGGAGCGGCCGCTCACGGCGCGCAATTCCGGGCGCATCCTCGAGCTCGCGACCCGGCTCGGCGTGGACGCCATCGCCGTGGCCTGTCCGCTCTGCCAGATGAATCTTGATCTCAGGCAGAAGCAGGCCGAGAAGGCCGAGGACGCCTTTTTCCACATGCCGGTGCTCTATTTCACCCAGCTCATGGGCCTCGCCATGGGCATCGCGCCCGAGCACCTCGGTCTGGACCAGCTCTGCGTGAGCGCCGGGCCCCTCCTGCGCAAGATGGAGGCCGCGAGCGCCAAGGGCACGGAAGCCAAGGGAGGCAAGGCATGAGAATCGGCGTTTTCGTCTGCCATTGCGGCAGCAATATCGCGGGCACCGTGGACGTGGCCCAGGTGGCCGAGCGCGCCCGCCAGTATCCCGATGTCGTTTACGCGGACGACCCCATGTACACCTGCGCCGAGCCCGGGCAGCAGGCCATCGAGCAGGCCATCCACGACTACAAGCTCGACGGCGTGGTCGTGGCCTCCTGTACGCCCAGGATGCACGAGCCCACCTTCCGCCGCACCGTGGAGCGCGCGGGCCTCAACCCCTACATGTTCGAGATGGCCAATATCCGCGAGCACGTCTCGTGGATCGGCAAGGACAAGGAGGCCAACACCAACAAGGCCGCCGAGCTCGTGCTCATGGCCGTGGAAAAGCTGCGCCGCAACCGGCCGCTCTCGCCCAAGGCCTTCGAGGTGACGAAGAAGGTGCTCATCATCGGCGGCGGCGTGGCCGGCACCCAGGCCGCCCTCGACTGCGCGGACGGCGGCGTGCCCGTCATCCTCGTGGAGCGCGAGGCCACCATCGGCGGCAAGATGGCCAAGCTCGACAAGACCTTCCCCACCGTGGACTGCTCGGCCTGCATCCTCGGGCCCAAGATCGTGGACGTGTCCCAGCACCCGCTCATCACGCTCTATGCGTATTCCGAGGTGGAGGACATCTCGGGCTATGTGGGCAATTTCACGGTGAAGATCCGCAAGAAAACGCCCTATGTGGACTGGAGCAAGTGCACGGGCTGCGGCGCCTGCACCGAGAAATGCCCGAGCAAGAAGACGCCCGACGCCTTCAACGAGTTCATGGGCGACACCACGGCCATCAATATCGCCTTCCCCCAGGCCATCCCGAAAAAGGCGGTGATCAACGCGCCCTACTGCCGCAAGCTCACGAGCGGCAAGTGCGGCATCTGCGCCAAGGTCTGCCCCACGGGCGCCGTGGATTACGAACTCAAGGACGAGTATGTCACCGAGACCGTGGGCGCCATCGTGGCGGCCACGGGCTATGACCTCATGGACTGGTCCGTCTATGAGCAATACGGCGGCGGCCGCTACCCGGATGTCATCACGGGCCTCCAGTACGAGCGCCTGCTCAACGCCTCGGGCCCCACGGGCGGCCACGTGGTGCGGCCCTCGGACGGCCGCGAGCCGGAGAACGTTGTCTTCATCCAGTGCGTGGGCTCGCGCGACAGATCCGTGGGGCGCCCCTACTGCTCCTCGTTCTGCTGCATGTACACGGCCAAGCAGGCCGTGCTCACCAAGGACCATTTGCCCAATTCCCATTCCTATATCTTCTATATGGACATCCGCGCTGCGGGCAAGCTCTATGACGAGTTCACGCGCCGCACCATGGAGGAATACGGCACCCACTACATCCGGGGCCGCGTTTCCGCCATCTACCCGGACGGCGAGGGCCGCTACGTGGTCATGGGCGCGGACACGCTCATGGGCGAGCCCATCGAGATCAAGGCCGACCTCGTGGTCCTCGCCGTGGGTATCCAGGCCAGTGCTGGCGCCGCCAAGCTGGCGGAAAAGCTGCGCATCTCCTATGACGCCTACGGCTTCTTCATGGAGAGCCACGTCAAGCTGAAACCCGTGGAGACCAACACCGCGGGCGTTTTCCTCGCCGGCGTGTGCCAGGGCCCCAAGGACATCCCGGCCTCGGTGGCCCAGGGCTCGGCGGCGGCGGCCAAGGTGCTCGGCCTCTTCGCCAAGCCCCAGCTCGAGAGCGACCCGGCCATCGCGCATGTGGACATGCGCCGCTGTGTGGACTGCGGCAAGTGCATCCGCTGCTGCCCCTTCGGCGCCATCGAGGAAGTGAACATGCGCGGCGTGAACAAGGCGCAGGTCATTGAAACGGTCTGCCAGGGCTGCGGCCTCTGCGTGGCGACCTGTCCGCAGGGCGCCATCCAGCTCTCGCATTCCACCGACAACCAGATTCTCGCGGAGGTCAACGCGCTATGCCGGTTCTAGAAGGCAAGGAACTGCGGATCGTCGGCTTTCTCTGCAACTGGTGCTCCTACGGCGGCGCGGACACGGCCGGCGTGGCGCGCGCCGGGCAGCCCACCGACCTGCGCGTCATCCGCGTGCCCTGTACGGGCCGCGTGGACCCGCTCTTCATCGTCAAGGCCCTGCTGGAGGGCGCGGACGGCGTGCTCGTTTCCGGCTGCCACCCGCGTGACTGCCACTATTCGGTGGGCAATTTCTACGCCCGCCGCCGCCTCGAAGTGGTGCGCGAGTTCTTGCCCGTCATCGGCATCGACCCGCGCCGCTTCGCCTACACCTGGGTGTCGGCCTCGGAGGGCCAGCGCTGGCAGGAGGTGGTGCAGAAATTCACCGCCGAGATCCATGACCTCGGGCCCGCGCCGCGCCTCGAGGACGCCAAGCCCCTGCTCAGGCTCGCCGACATGGCTCTCACCTCCCTGCATCCGCTGGGCACCGGGGAGAAGGCGGCGCTCGCCGAGCTCAAGGAGGCCATCAAGGCGAAGCTCCCGGAGCTCGAGTTCGTCATCGGCTGGCAGCAGGGCTATGACGCGGCGCATACCGTGCCGCTCTTCATGAAGACCCCGGAGGATGTGGACAAGCTCGTCTGGGGGCCGCTCAACGTCAACAATCTGGCCGTCTATCTGCCGCAGTTCAAGGGCAGGAAGGTCGGCATCGTGGTCAAGGGCTGCGATTCGCGCTCCATCGCCGAGCTGTTGCAGGAAAAGCTCATCAACCGCGAGGACGTGACCATCTTCTCCATCCCCTGCGAGGGCGTGCTGGACATGGCCCGCGTGAACACCGAGCTCGGCCGCTACACGAAGATCGACAGCGTGACCATGGACGAGGCCTCGGTGACCATCACGGCCGACGGCAAGGAGCACCGCTTCTGCATGACGGAATGCGCCCAGGGCAAGTGCTATGGCTGCACCACGCCGGGCGCGGTCATCGCCGACCAGCGTTTCGGCACGCCCGTGGAGGTGACGCCGGCCGCGCACACGCCGCCCGAGCTCGCCATGCTCGACGCCATGAGCCTTGAGGAACGCATGGGCTTCTGGAAGGCGCAGATGGAGCGCTGCCTGCGCTGCTACGCCTGCCGCAACGCCTGCCCCATGTGCGTCTGCCGCGACTACTGCATCTCCGATGCCCGCGATCCGCACTGGATGAGCCAGGGCGAGAGCGCGCGCGACAAGCTCTTCTTCCAGACCATCCACGCCCTGCACCTCGCCGGGCGCTGCACGGGCTGCGGCGAGTGCCAGCGCGCCTGCCCCGTGGGCATCCCCATCCTCGCCCTGCGCCAGCAGATCGCCCGCGCGGTGGGCAAGCTCTTCGGCGGCTACCAGTCCGGCATCAACCCGGAAGCCATCCCGCCGCTGTTGACCTACGCCGTGGAAGAACCGCATATCCATGAGAGGGACTGGTAATGAGCAAGATCCGTTTTGTCGCTTCGGACGGGCTTCCGGGCCTTGCGGCCAGCCTCGCCAAGGGCGGCCGCCGCGTGCTCGTGCCCGTGGAAAAGCCCGCGGCCTCCAAGCCCTCCGTGGTGTTCGCGCCCTATGAGCCGGGTA includes:
- a CDS encoding 4Fe-4S dicluster domain-containing protein, encoding MMNAISLGRMRDAAFTREVEERSGQDISTCYQCGNCTAGCPAGFVYDRQVNQIMRGVQLGLKEQVLKSNAVWFCLGCSMCSQRCPNNIDVARVMETLRHMARHEGDVTVPRVEKFWLSFLDTVRAFGRTWEIGTMALYMFRSLRLTTDLDLAPAALKRHKLPFIPKCAPDEGAAAAGRILSRYKERAKAKGVRP
- a CDS encoding CoB--CoM heterodisulfide reductase iron-sulfur subunit B family protein, producing the protein MKFAYYPGCSQEGSALDYGKSTGALCAALGIELAEIPGWSCCGSTPAHAVDTQLSAALCARNLDLAAKEGAEQVVTPCPSCLSNLRLAADRMKEPAFRKGVNELLDAPAAEDLPESTSVMQLIGRVYDADTLAARVKNPLTGIRLAAYYGCLMSRPADVMQFGDPENPTLMETLLSACGAEMVEFPLKTVCCGASFGIPERPLTARNSGRILELATRLGVDAIAVACPLCQMNLDLRQKQAEKAEDAFFHMPVLYFTQLMGLAMGIAPEHLGLDQLCVSAGPLLRKMEAASAKGTEAKGGKA
- a CDS encoding CoB--CoM heterodisulfide reductase iron-sulfur subunit A family protein yields the protein MRIGVFVCHCGSNIAGTVDVAQVAERARQYPDVVYADDPMYTCAEPGQQAIEQAIHDYKLDGVVVASCTPRMHEPTFRRTVERAGLNPYMFEMANIREHVSWIGKDKEANTNKAAELVLMAVEKLRRNRPLSPKAFEVTKKVLIIGGGVAGTQAALDCADGGVPVILVEREATIGGKMAKLDKTFPTVDCSACILGPKIVDVSQHPLITLYAYSEVEDISGYVGNFTVKIRKKTPYVDWSKCTGCGACTEKCPSKKTPDAFNEFMGDTTAINIAFPQAIPKKAVINAPYCRKLTSGKCGICAKVCPTGAVDYELKDEYVTETVGAIVAATGYDLMDWSVYEQYGGGRYPDVITGLQYERLLNASGPTGGHVVRPSDGREPENVVFIQCVGSRDRSVGRPYCSSFCCMYTAKQAVLTKDHLPNSHSYIFYMDIRAAGKLYDEFTRRTMEEYGTHYIRGRVSAIYPDGEGRYVVMGADTLMGEPIEIKADLVVLAVGIQASAGAAKLAEKLRISYDAYGFFMESHVKLKPVETNTAGVFLAGVCQGPKDIPASVAQGSAAAAKVLGLFAKPQLESDPAIAHVDMRRCVDCGKCIRCCPFGAIEEVNMRGVNKAQVIETVCQGCGLCVATCPQGAIQLSHSTDNQILAEVNALCRF
- a CDS encoding hydrogenase iron-sulfur subunit, translated to MPVLEGKELRIVGFLCNWCSYGGADTAGVARAGQPTDLRVIRVPCTGRVDPLFIVKALLEGADGVLVSGCHPRDCHYSVGNFYARRRLEVVREFLPVIGIDPRRFAYTWVSASEGQRWQEVVQKFTAEIHDLGPAPRLEDAKPLLRLADMALTSLHPLGTGEKAALAELKEAIKAKLPELEFVIGWQQGYDAAHTVPLFMKTPEDVDKLVWGPLNVNNLAVYLPQFKGRKVGIVVKGCDSRSIAELLQEKLINREDVTIFSIPCEGVLDMARVNTELGRYTKIDSVTMDEASVTITADGKEHRFCMTECAQGKCYGCTTPGAVIADQRFGTPVEVTPAAHTPPELAMLDAMSLEERMGFWKAQMERCLRCYACRNACPMCVCRDYCISDARDPHWMSQGESARDKLFFQTIHALHLAGRCTGCGECQRACPVGIPILALRQQIARAVGKLFGGYQSGINPEAIPPLLTYAVEEPHIHERDW